The proteins below come from a single Solea senegalensis isolate Sse05_10M linkage group LG2, IFAPA_SoseM_1, whole genome shotgun sequence genomic window:
- the irs2b gene encoding insulin receptor substrate 2 produces the protein MASPPNTGEQSLFAGNVSNNVKKCGYLKKQKHGHKRFFVLKEPGEGFPARLEYYESEKKWKNKSAAKRVIPLDCCLNINKRADAKHKYLIALYTKDEYFAVAAENEQEQESWYRALADLMAEGKVYDGSASNSASSLVGFDEASYGVITPVTAAYKEVWQVNLKSKGLGQSRNLTGVYRLCLSSRTISFVKLNSEVASVILQLMNIRRCGHSDSFFFIEVGRSSATGPGELWMQADDSVVAQSIHETILEAMKSMKELSEFRPRSKSQSSGTNPISVPTRRHLNNLPPSQTGLPRRSRTDSMAMTSPVSKFSSCRIRTASEGDGTMTRPMSVTGSPLSPGGHRTLLSRSHTITAHPCRTFESSSLQHSKSMSMPLSHTPPIASPSQVSLSSCPDSVAPRPSSCSASFSGSPSDAGFISCEEYGSSPADARDIRLPLTLRSNTPESLKADTPPSRDGSELEGYMVMERQNLNGFRRLPDMDKAYRKRTFSLTTPRQQRAPFQVSSASLDEYTLMRATYKSGSQSFRRCHITSAKGTYPEDYRDVQIGSNNIQADSGYMPMMPGVAPQMPGSKDDPYMPMSPMCVSAPKQIINPRSHSSSVGLAPHTDSPVSVSLEDSGYMRMWCGTKMSVESADGKFTNGEYLNMSPVDPLVSLTPPEYILSPGGNPQHHKLPYSFSSLPHSIKSPLQRNGSTDSDQYVVMSLQRQRIEEESNYCPVSPGDSVVSSCAGTPSTVSSAVSPLRLARVDGGMVHRSRVCRPTRLALESLRTLPCMSEHPLPSEPRSPGEYINIDFNTATHETQASTVSESSGVTERILCENQVSLPLSDYANVDISSPGHPGSHQARAPSPSGSLNHTPEVLPLVNKKQSMQEGQEEEEEEKSTARQAEERGRVEVYHPQQQVSLKCQNVPVKDDYTEMTFSPSAPLPALCSTDAASLPTSPTTCVQRLSLESSIVNGVPHVPEDSFLVGCPSLSVTLLDPHWGAKVIRADPQGRRRHSSETFSSTTTVTPVCPSFAHNTKRHSSASVENVSRTVNSSEGPEEDYSNNSPMCREMSAGYQNGLNYIALNLMEGNYGGCRLGGCDGLLSFKTACGCKGGMNSFNTSPYASMGFKETAAAVKE, from the exons ATGGCGAGTCCGCCGAACACAGGAGAGCAGTCGTTATTCGCCGGCAACGTGAGCAACAACGTCAAGAAATGCGGATACCTGAAGAAGCAGAAACACGGACATAAGcgcttttttgttttgaaggagCCGGGCGAGGGTTTCCCTGCGCGCCTGGAGTACTACGAGAGCgagaagaaatggaaaaacaaatcgGCTGCGAAGAGAGTGATACCTCTGGACTGCTGCCTCAATATCAACAAGAGAGCGGACGCGAAACACAAGTATCTTATTGCTCTGTATACCAAGGACGAATATTTCGCCGTGGCTGCTGAAAAcgagcaggagcaggagagcTGGTACCGGGCACTGGCGGATTTAATGGCTGAGGGGAAAGTGTACGACGGCTCCGCGTCCAACTCTGCGTCCTCGCTGGTTGGCTTCGACGAGGCGAGCTACGGTGTGATAACGCCGGTCACCGCCGCCTACAAGGAAGTGTGGCAGGTTAATCTGAAATCTAAAGGCTTGGGACAGAGCAGGAATTTAACCGGGGTGTACAGGCTGTGTCTCTCCAGTCGGACTATCAGCTTTGTGAAGCTGAACTCGGAGGTCGCCTCCGTCATCTTACAGCTGATGAATATCCGGCGGTGCGGCCACTCTGACAGCTTTTTCTTCATCGAGGTGGGTCGGTCGTCAGCCACGGGTCCCGGGGAGCTGTGGATGCAGGCTGACGATTCGGTGGTGGCACAAAGCATCCACGAAACTATTCTGGAGGCGATGAAATCCATGAAGGAGCTGTCGGAGTTCCGTCCGCGCAGCAAAAGCCAGTCGTCGGGTACGAACCCAATCTCGGTGCCCACAAGGAGGCACCTGAACAACCTGCCCCCCAGTCAGACCGGGCTTCCCCGGCGGTCACGCACTGACAGCATGGCCATGACCTCCCCCGTGAGTAAATTCTCCTCCTGCCGAATACGAACAGCCAGCGAGGGCGACGGCACCATGACACGCCCTATGTCAGTGACTGGGAGCCCACTCAGCCCCGGGGGTCACAGGACCCTCTTGAGCAGATCTCATACCATTACAGCTCACCCCTGTCGGACTTTTGAATCCTCTTCCCTTCAGCACAGTAAGTCCATGTCTATGCCCCTGTCTCACACCCCACCCATAGCCTCCCCAAGCCAAGTGAGCCTGTCCTCCTGCCCAGACTCTGTTGCCCCTCGACCCTCCAGTTGCAGTGCCTCCTTCTCAGGCTCACCCAGTGATGCTGGCTTCATATCATGTGAGGAGTATGGATCCAGCCCTGCAGATGCACGCGACATCAGACTGCCACTCACCCTCCGAAGCAACACTCCCGAGTCCCTTAAAGCTGACACTCCCCCCTCCCGAGATGGCAGTGAGCTTGAGGGCTACATGGTGATGGAGAGGCAGAATTTGAATGGTTTTCGTCGGTTACCAGACATGGACAAGGCTTATCGAAAGCGCACATTCTCTCTTACTACCCCTCGCCAGCAGAGGGCCCCTTTCCAAGTATCCTCAGCCTCCCTGGATGAGTATACTCTTATGAGGGCCACATATAAAAGCGGAAGCCAGTCTTTTCGCAGATGTCACATCACCTCAGCTAAAGGGACCTATCCTGAGGATTACAGGGACGTCCAGATTGGATCTAATAATATCCAAGCCGACAGTGGTTACATGCCTATGATGCCAGGTGTGGCACCACAAATGCCAGGGTCCAAGGATGACCCTTACATGCCAATGAGCcccatgtgtgtttctgctccaAAGCAGATCATCAACCCCCGTTCACACTCCTCTTCTGTGGGGCTGGCCCCGCACACAGACTCCCCTGTGAGTGTTTCTCTGGAGGACAGTGGCTATATGCGCATGTGGTGCGGAACCAAAATGTCTGTGGAGAGTGCAGATGGAAAGTTCACAAATGGAGAGTACTTGAATATGTCTCCTGTTGACCCTCTGGTGTCTCTCACACCCCCCGAGTACATCCTCAGTCCAGGAGGAAACCCACAACATCACAAACTGCCTTATTCCTTTAGCTCTTTACCACACTCGATTAAAAGCCCATTGCAGCGCAATGGGTCAACAGATTCGGATCAGTATGTGGTGATGAGTTTACAAAGACAGCGAATAGAAGAGGAGTCCAACTATTGTCCTGTGTCCCCAGGAGACTCTGTGGTCAGCAGCTGTGCTGGGACACCAAGCACCGTGTCCTCCGCTGTATCTCCACTCAGACTGGCTCGTGTAGATGGGGGCATGGTGCACCGTAGTAGGGTGTGTCGGCCCACCCGTCTGGCTCTGGAATCTCTCAGAACATTACCATGTATGAGCGAACATCCCCTTCCGTCAGAGCCACGGAGCCCTGGCGAGTATATCAACATAGATTTTAATACTGCTACCCATGAGACTCAGGCCTCCACTGTGTCAGAAAGCTCTGGGGTAACTGAACGTATATTGTGTGAAAACCAGGTCTCCCTACCACTCTCTGACTATGCTAATGTTGACATCAGTTCCCCAGGTCACCCTGGTTCACACCAAGCAAGGGCTCCCTCCCCTTCAGGGTCCCTAAACCACACACCCGAAGTCTTGCCTCTGGTGAACAAAAAGCAGAGTATGCAGGAAGgtcaggaagaagaagaagaagaaaaaagcacagcaagacaggcagaggagagggggagggtaGAGGTATATCATCCCCAGCAGCAGGTGAGCCTCAAATGTCAGAATGTACCAGTGAAGGATGACTATACTGAGATGACTTTCAGTCCGTCTGCCCCACTGCCTGCTCTTTGCAGCACAGATGCTGCTTCTCTCCCTACCAGCCCCACTACCTGTGTCCAGAGACTTAGCCTTGAAAGCAGCATTGTGAATGGGGTGCCCCATGTGCCAGAAGACTCATTTCTTGTGGGGTGTCCTTCATTATCTGTCACCCTCCTGGATCCTCACTGGGGGGCCAAAGTGATCAGGGCTGACCCCCAGGGTCGCAGGCGGCACAGTTCTGAGACCTTTTCCTCCACCACCACTGTCACTCCTGTGTGTCCATCCTTTGCCCACAACACCAAACGGCACAGCTCTGCCTCTGTGGAGAATGTCTCCCGGACTGTGAACAGTTCTGAGGGACCTGAAGAGGACTATAGCAACAACAGCCCCATGTGCAGGGAGATGTCAGCAGGTTATCAAAACGGACTTAACTACATTGCCTTAAATTTGATGGAGGGGAACTATGGTGGATGTCGGTTAGGAGGCTGTGATGGACTCCTGAGCTTCAAGACAGCCTGTGGCTGCAAGGGTGGCATGAATAGTTTCAACACAAGCCCCTATGCCAGCATGGGATTCAAggagactgctgctgctgtgaaag AATGA